A single region of the Actinoplanes sp. SE50/110 genome encodes:
- a CDS encoding molybdenum cofactor biosynthesis protein B, protein MTIRARVIVASNRAAAGVYADTSGPRLVTGLRELGCEVGEPVVVPDGEPVAEALRAAVADRIDVVLTSGGTGVTPTDRTPEATRGLLDFEIPGIAEAIRAYSRDRVPAAALSRGLAGVAGRTLIVNLPGSTGGAKDGLAVLGPLLAHTVDQIRGGDH, encoded by the coding sequence GTGACCATCCGGGCCCGGGTCATCGTCGCCTCCAACCGCGCGGCGGCCGGCGTCTACGCCGACACCAGCGGCCCCCGCCTCGTCACCGGCCTGCGCGAGCTGGGCTGCGAGGTCGGCGAACCGGTCGTCGTCCCGGACGGCGAGCCGGTCGCCGAAGCCCTGCGCGCCGCCGTCGCCGACCGCATCGACGTCGTCCTGACCAGTGGCGGGACCGGGGTCACCCCGACCGACCGCACCCCGGAGGCGACCCGCGGCCTGCTCGACTTCGAGATTCCGGGCATCGCCGAGGCGATCCGCGCCTACAGCCGTGACCGGGTCCCGGCCGCCGCCCTCTCCCGAGGTCTTGCCGGGGTCGCCGGCCGCACCCTGATCGTCAACCTGCCCGGCTCCACCGGCGGCGCCAAGGACGGCTTGGCCGTCCTCGGCCCCCTGCTGGCACACACCGTCGACCAGATCCGCGGCGGCGACCACTGA
- a CDS encoding ATP-binding protein: MDPVRNPYAPGAGQRPPELAGRGRELDAFDVVLERVARGRPERSLVLTGLRGVGKTVLLNTLRSAAIGRLWGTGKIEARPDQSLRRPVSGALHMAIRELAPHHRDPDRVDEVLGVLKAFALRANDSTGKLRDRWAPGIDVPPARGRADSGDIEIDLVELFTDAASLATDVGTGIALFIDEMQDLSGTDVSALCAACHELSQLGAPLIVVGAGLPHLPAVLSAAKSYSERLFRYQRIDRLDRDAADLALGVPAEREGVDYDQEALDLLYEKSGGYPYFVQAYGKATWDHAPQSPITAGDVQMAAPEAESELAVGFFGSRFERATPAEREYMRAMAVLSGDPGNDMDAAVPTSDIATSLGRKPASLSPARDALIKKGLIYSGERGTVAFTVPHFGRYLRTQPV, from the coding sequence ATGGATCCGGTGCGGAACCCGTATGCTCCCGGCGCCGGCCAGCGTCCACCCGAGTTGGCCGGGCGCGGCCGCGAACTGGACGCCTTCGACGTCGTCCTGGAGCGGGTCGCCCGCGGCCGCCCGGAACGCAGCCTGGTGCTCACCGGGCTCCGCGGCGTCGGCAAGACGGTGCTGCTCAATACCCTGCGCTCGGCGGCGATCGGCCGGCTCTGGGGCACCGGCAAGATCGAGGCCCGGCCGGACCAGTCGCTGCGCCGCCCGGTTTCCGGCGCCCTGCACATGGCGATCCGCGAGCTCGCCCCGCACCACCGCGACCCGGACCGGGTCGACGAGGTGCTCGGCGTGCTGAAGGCGTTCGCGTTGCGGGCCAACGACAGCACCGGGAAACTGCGGGACCGGTGGGCGCCCGGCATCGACGTACCGCCGGCTCGGGGTCGTGCCGACTCCGGCGACATCGAAATCGATCTGGTCGAGCTCTTCACCGACGCCGCGTCGTTGGCCACCGACGTGGGCACCGGCATCGCCCTGTTCATCGACGAGATGCAGGACCTCAGCGGCACCGACGTGTCCGCGCTCTGCGCCGCCTGCCACGAACTGTCCCAGCTCGGCGCGCCGCTGATCGTGGTCGGGGCCGGGCTGCCCCACCTGCCCGCGGTGCTGTCCGCGGCCAAGTCCTACTCCGAGCGCCTCTTCCGCTACCAGCGCATCGACCGGCTCGACCGGGACGCGGCCGACCTGGCCCTGGGCGTGCCGGCCGAACGGGAGGGCGTCGACTACGACCAGGAGGCGCTCGACCTGCTCTACGAGAAGTCGGGCGGCTACCCGTACTTCGTGCAGGCGTACGGGAAGGCCACCTGGGATCACGCGCCGCAGTCCCCGATCACCGCCGGCGACGTGCAGATGGCGGCGCCCGAGGCGGAGAGCGAACTGGCGGTCGGCTTCTTCGGCTCCCGGTTCGAGCGCGCCACCCCGGCCGAGCGGGAGTACATGCGGGCAATGGCCGTCCTCTCCGGCGACCCGGGTAACGACATGGACGCCGCGGTGCCGACCTCGGACATCGCCACCTCGCTCGGACGCAAGCCGGCCAGCCTGTCGCCGGCCCGCGACGCCCTGATCAAGAAAGGACTCATCTACTCGGGCGAGCGGGGCACGGTGGCCTTCACCGTCCCGCACTTCGGCCGGTACCTCCGAACACAGCCGGTGTGA
- a CDS encoding molybdenum cofactor biosynthesis protein MoaE, which yields MTSPAAATPETGPDVEPVDTAERRSRVVLAEVLDTPLDLAAHEAAVTDRRAGAVVSFQGVVRDHDHGRGVTLLEYEGHPSAPAVLREVAEEIAADPAVYAIAVSHRIGPLEIGDVALVASVSTAHRAAAFAACARLVDEVKARLPIWKRQLFTDGAEEWVNCP from the coding sequence ATGACCAGTCCCGCAGCGGCCACGCCGGAGACCGGCCCGGACGTCGAACCGGTGGACACCGCCGAACGGCGGTCACGGGTCGTCCTCGCCGAGGTGCTGGACACCCCACTGGATCTGGCCGCGCACGAGGCCGCCGTCACCGACCGCCGCGCCGGCGCGGTCGTCTCCTTCCAGGGCGTGGTCCGGGACCACGACCACGGCAGGGGAGTGACCCTCCTCGAATACGAAGGTCACCCGTCAGCACCCGCCGTGCTGCGCGAGGTCGCCGAGGAGATCGCCGCCGACCCCGCCGTCTACGCGATCGCCGTCTCGCACCGCATCGGCCCGCTGGAGATCGGCGACGTGGCCCTGGTCGCCTCGGTCAGCACCGCCCACCGCGCGGCCGCCTTCGCGGCGTGCGCCCGCCTGGTCGACGAGGTCAAGGCCCGCCTGCCGATCTGGAAACGCCAGCTGTTCACCGACGGCGCCGAGGAATGGGTGAACTGCCCGTAG
- a CDS encoding prepilin peptidase: MLLPAAAIGVRLALTDLRTLRLPDPLVVALALVTGLPLAVLAPGRILPALASAVLVGLTYLVLALLPGRGLGLGDVKLGAVLALLLGLFGGWPAVLTGFAVAHLVGGLTAAYLMITGRGRVFPFGPALLLGALAAITAA; this comes from the coding sequence GTGCTGCTGCCCGCGGCCGCCATCGGCGTGCGGCTGGCGCTGACCGACCTGCGCACCCTCCGGCTGCCCGATCCGCTGGTCGTCGCGCTGGCCCTGGTCACCGGGCTTCCGCTGGCCGTGCTGGCGCCCGGCCGGATCCTGCCGGCCCTGGCCTCGGCCGTGCTGGTCGGCCTCACCTACCTGGTGCTCGCGCTGCTGCCCGGACGCGGTCTCGGGCTCGGCGACGTGAAACTCGGCGCGGTCCTCGCCCTGCTGCTCGGGCTGTTCGGCGGATGGCCCGCGGTGCTCACCGGCTTCGCGGTCGCCCACCTGGTCGGCGGGCTGACCGCGGCCTACCTCATGATCACCGGGCGGGGCCGGGTGTTCCCGTTCGGCCCGGCACTGCTGCTCGGCGCGCTCGCCGCGATCACAGCAGCCTGA
- the moaC gene encoding cyclic pyranopterin monophosphate synthase MoaC, which translates to MVDVSGKTVSDRRAVAAGAVHTTAEVIDLLRGDNLPKGDALAVARLAGIMGAKKTPDLIPLCHPIGLHGVKVQLELGADVVHITAVTKTADRTGVEMEALTAVATAGLAMIDMIKAVDPAASLDAVRVLRKEGGKTGDWVRPENRP; encoded by the coding sequence ATGGTCGACGTGTCCGGCAAAACGGTGAGCGACCGCCGTGCCGTCGCCGCCGGCGCGGTGCACACCACCGCCGAAGTGATCGACCTGCTCCGGGGTGACAACCTCCCCAAGGGCGACGCCCTCGCGGTGGCCCGCCTCGCCGGGATCATGGGCGCCAAGAAGACCCCCGACCTGATTCCCCTCTGTCACCCGATCGGGCTGCACGGCGTCAAGGTCCAGCTGGAACTCGGTGCCGACGTCGTGCACATCACCGCCGTCACCAAGACCGCGGACCGCACCGGCGTCGAGATGGAGGCGCTCACCGCGGTCGCCACCGCCGGCCTCGCGATGATCGACATGATCAAGGCGGTGGACCCGGCCGCGAGCCTCGACGCGGTCCGCGTGCTCCGCAAAGAGGGCGGGAAGACCGGCGACTGGGTGCGACCGGAGAACCGCCCGTGA
- a CDS encoding DoxX family membrane protein: MKPVRTAARAMLASIFVISGVRVLIKPGEGRIQAARRVTDRFTPLLEKADPRLPTDPATLVRLKAGTDVLAGLALATGRLTRPAAAVLAAGLLPTTYAGHPFWAAPPEQRAEQQVHFLKNLGLLGGLLLAAADTEGEPGLRYRTTHAVDRGQRTLTHAVDRSRREVRRAVRTAKREAKIAALSAGAARKLPG; this comes from the coding sequence ATGAAGCCCGTCCGCACCGCCGCCCGAGCCATGCTCGCCTCGATCTTCGTGATCAGCGGGGTCCGCGTGCTGATCAAGCCCGGTGAGGGCCGGATACAGGCGGCCCGCCGGGTCACCGACCGGTTCACGCCGCTGCTGGAGAAGGCCGACCCGCGCCTGCCCACCGACCCGGCCACCCTGGTCCGGCTCAAGGCCGGCACCGACGTGCTGGCCGGTCTGGCCCTGGCCACCGGCCGGCTCACCCGGCCCGCGGCGGCCGTGCTGGCCGCCGGTCTGCTGCCGACGACGTACGCCGGTCATCCGTTCTGGGCGGCTCCGCCGGAGCAGCGCGCCGAGCAGCAGGTGCACTTCTTGAAGAACCTGGGGCTGCTCGGCGGGTTGTTGCTCGCCGCGGCCGACACCGAGGGCGAGCCGGGTCTGCGGTATCGCACGACCCACGCGGTCGATCGCGGACAGCGGACGCTCACCCATGCGGTGGACCGGTCACGCCGCGAGGTGCGTCGCGCGGTGCGGACCGCGAAGCGGGAGGCGAAGATCGCGGCGCTCTCCGCCGGCGCGGCACGCAAGCTGCCCGGCTGA
- a CDS encoding molybdopterin molybdotransferase MoeA codes for MSTPAIGWDRARELAHQAGLTAATGVERIPLADGDGRTLAEPLRALTALPAFATSSIDGWAVRGDGPWRRAGQVLAGGTPPPLTEDGTCVEIATGAMVPAGAAALIRVEESEIGADGTVTGTPRPSPEWRLPGEEAALGEELLPAGTPVDPAVIGVAATCGHELLAVRRQPRAALLVFGDELLTSGRPGDGRVRDSLGPQVPSWLRRCGATVTSVSGPVKDTLDAHVEAVRAALDTADLICTTGGTMHGPVDHLHPALTELGAEYVVNTVGVRPGFPMLLARIPGPDGRPRFLAGLPGNPQSAVIALISLVAPLLTGLAGRPFRADLPLVTAARPIPGRGRDTHLALATLDHTGRIATPAGHVGSAMLRGLATAHGFAVIRPGVRVEAGDDVPFLPLPLLPGERP; via the coding sequence GTGAGCACTCCTGCGATTGGCTGGGACCGGGCCCGCGAGCTCGCCCACCAGGCCGGCCTGACCGCCGCCACCGGCGTCGAGCGGATCCCGCTCGCTGACGGCGACGGACGCACCCTGGCCGAGCCGCTGCGCGCCCTGACCGCCCTGCCCGCGTTCGCCACCTCCAGCATCGACGGCTGGGCGGTCCGCGGCGACGGCCCCTGGCGCCGGGCCGGTCAGGTGCTGGCCGGCGGCACCCCGCCCCCGCTCACCGAGGACGGCACCTGCGTCGAGATCGCCACCGGTGCGATGGTCCCGGCCGGCGCCGCCGCCCTGATCCGGGTCGAGGAGTCGGAGATCGGCGCTGACGGCACGGTCACCGGCACCCCTCGTCCCAGCCCGGAGTGGCGCCTGCCCGGTGAGGAGGCCGCCCTCGGTGAGGAACTCCTGCCGGCCGGCACGCCGGTGGACCCGGCGGTCATCGGCGTCGCGGCCACCTGCGGTCACGAGCTTCTGGCGGTACGCCGTCAGCCCCGCGCCGCCCTGCTCGTCTTCGGCGACGAACTGCTGACCTCGGGCCGGCCCGGCGACGGCCGCGTCCGCGACTCGCTCGGCCCGCAGGTCCCGTCCTGGCTGCGGCGCTGCGGCGCCACGGTCACCTCGGTCAGCGGCCCGGTCAAGGACACCCTGGACGCCCACGTCGAAGCCGTCCGCGCCGCCCTGGACACCGCCGACCTGATCTGCACCACCGGCGGCACCATGCACGGCCCGGTCGACCACCTGCATCCCGCCCTGACCGAGCTCGGCGCGGAGTACGTGGTCAACACGGTCGGCGTCCGCCCCGGCTTCCCGATGCTGCTGGCCCGGATCCCCGGCCCCGACGGCCGCCCCCGCTTCCTGGCCGGTCTCCCGGGCAACCCGCAGTCCGCGGTGATCGCCCTGATCAGCCTGGTAGCCCCACTGCTCACCGGCCTGGCCGGCCGCCCGTTCCGCGCCGACCTTCCGCTGGTGACCGCGGCCCGGCCGATCCCGGGCCGCGGCCGCGACACCCACCTGGCCCTGGCCACCCTGGATCACACCGGCCGCATCGCCACCCCGGCCGGCCACGTCGGCTCCGCGATGCTGCGTGGCCTGGCCACCGCCCACGGCTTCGCCGTGATCCGGCCCGGCGTCCGGGTCGAGGCCGGCGACGACGTCCCGTTCCTGCCTCTCCCGCTGCTTCCCGGCGAGCGCCCGTGA
- a CDS encoding UvrD-helicase domain-containing protein: MRDVEVSPDTYVADLHIHSRYSRACSRDLTLPNLAWWARRKGIALLGTGDFTHPAWFEHLRESLEPAESGLFRLGDEQPVTRRLPGSLQGTAPARFMLSVEISTIYKRDDRTRKVHHLLYAPDFESAGRINTALGRIGNLTADGRPILGLDSRDLLEITLEAGGYLIPAHIWTPWFSALGSKSGFDAIADCYADLADHITAVETGLSSDPAMNWRVSSLDRYRLVSNSDAHSPGALAREATLFTGAPDYFAVRDGIGLAGTLEFFPEEGKYHADGHRACNVNWEPERTRAAGGLCPECGRPLTVGVLSRVEDLADRPEGFTRDVHVEHLIQLHEILGEIHGVGPKSKTVESQLTHLVATLGAELDILRKVPVDEIGKAGGDELREAITRLRRGDVRRVAGYDGEYGVITLFEPGELRNRSSAPQVETLFDMFPEPKAPARPAAEKPKPKAKPVKAKPAPPPIAPPPSPHEPFEPMLAGMEEVGTGLLDRLDAMQRVAASAPGGPLLIVAGPGTGKTRTLTHRIAYLCAELGVFPERCLAITFTRRAAAELRERLESLLGDVAEDITVGTFHSLGLTILKENAKAAGLTAGWRIAEEPEQKQAREQAGDDESAYRKLLRQQDLVDLDDLISVPVALLREDPALVERYRKRWQWIFVDEYQDVDELQYELLRLLSPADGNLCAIGDPDQAIYSFRGADVRYFLRFNQDFVDARLVRLTRNYRSSAPILAAAVQAIAPSSLVSGRRLDPARLDPEAQLVGRYPARSVSDEADFVVRTIDELVGGLSHRSLDSGRVDSRAATAGALSFSDVAVLYRTDAQSGPILEALSRAGIPVQKRSHNRLRDRPGVEVIARELRHAGGLSGPLAARVRQAAQGLAQRYAAPTLDGGQIAPEDIWSAADLLTPLAQRAGDDLPLFLQQLETGAEVDALDPRAEAVNLLTLHAAKGLEFPVVFLVGCEDGLLPLRWPGATPTDEEIAEERRLFFVGLTRAQDRLYVSHSAKRSRHGSEREQQPTPFLDVIDSGLFERLGEAAPAKPKDRQLRLL, encoded by the coding sequence GGCCTGTTCCGGCTCGGCGACGAGCAGCCGGTCACCCGGCGACTGCCGGGTTCGCTGCAGGGCACCGCACCGGCCCGGTTCATGCTGAGCGTGGAGATCTCCACGATCTACAAGCGGGACGACCGCACCCGCAAGGTGCACCACCTGCTCTATGCCCCCGACTTCGAGTCGGCCGGCCGGATCAACACCGCGCTCGGCCGGATCGGGAACCTGACCGCCGACGGCCGCCCGATCCTCGGGCTGGACTCCCGCGACCTGCTGGAGATCACCCTGGAGGCCGGCGGTTACCTGATCCCGGCGCACATCTGGACCCCGTGGTTCTCCGCGCTCGGTTCGAAATCCGGCTTCGACGCGATCGCCGACTGCTACGCCGACCTGGCCGACCACATCACCGCGGTGGAGACCGGCCTGTCCTCCGACCCGGCGATGAACTGGCGGGTCTCCAGCCTCGACCGCTACCGCCTGGTGTCGAACTCGGACGCCCACTCCCCCGGCGCCCTGGCCCGCGAGGCCACCCTGTTCACCGGCGCCCCGGACTACTTCGCCGTCCGGGACGGCATCGGCCTGGCCGGCACCCTCGAATTCTTCCCCGAGGAGGGCAAGTATCACGCCGACGGCCACCGCGCCTGCAACGTCAACTGGGAGCCGGAACGCACCCGTGCGGCCGGCGGCCTCTGCCCGGAGTGCGGCCGCCCGCTGACCGTCGGCGTGCTCAGCCGGGTCGAGGACCTGGCCGACCGCCCGGAGGGTTTCACCCGGGACGTCCACGTCGAGCACCTGATCCAGCTGCACGAGATCCTCGGCGAGATCCACGGCGTCGGCCCGAAGTCGAAGACCGTCGAGTCGCAACTCACCCACCTGGTCGCGACGCTCGGCGCGGAGCTGGACATCCTGCGCAAGGTGCCGGTCGACGAGATCGGCAAGGCCGGCGGCGACGAGCTGCGGGAGGCGATCACCCGGCTGCGGCGCGGCGACGTGCGACGGGTTGCCGGCTACGACGGCGAGTACGGGGTGATCACCCTGTTCGAGCCGGGTGAGCTGCGCAACCGGTCGAGCGCCCCGCAGGTCGAGACGCTGTTCGACATGTTCCCCGAGCCGAAGGCGCCGGCCCGGCCCGCCGCGGAGAAGCCGAAGCCCAAGGCCAAGCCGGTCAAGGCGAAACCGGCGCCGCCGCCGATCGCCCCGCCGCCCAGCCCGCACGAGCCGTTCGAGCCGATGCTGGCCGGGATGGAGGAGGTCGGCACCGGCCTGCTCGACCGGCTGGACGCGATGCAGCGGGTGGCCGCCTCGGCCCCCGGCGGTCCGCTGCTGATCGTGGCCGGCCCGGGTACCGGCAAAACCCGCACGCTGACCCACCGGATCGCGTATCTCTGCGCCGAGCTCGGCGTCTTCCCGGAGCGCTGCCTGGCGATCACGTTCACCCGGCGGGCCGCGGCCGAGCTGCGCGAGCGCCTGGAGAGCCTGCTCGGCGACGTGGCCGAGGACATCACCGTGGGCACCTTCCACTCGCTGGGCCTGACCATCCTGAAGGAGAACGCCAAGGCGGCCGGGTTGACCGCCGGCTGGCGGATCGCCGAGGAGCCCGAGCAGAAGCAGGCGCGGGAGCAGGCCGGCGACGACGAGAGCGCATACCGGAAGCTGCTGCGCCAGCAGGATCTGGTCGACCTGGACGATCTGATCAGCGTGCCGGTGGCGCTGCTGCGCGAGGATCCTGCCCTGGTCGAGCGGTATCGGAAACGCTGGCAATGGATCTTCGTCGACGAGTATCAGGACGTCGACGAACTGCAGTACGAGTTGCTCCGGCTGCTGTCCCCGGCGGACGGGAACCTGTGCGCGATCGGCGACCCGGACCAGGCGATCTACTCGTTCCGCGGCGCGGACGTGCGCTACTTCCTGCGCTTCAACCAGGATTTCGTCGACGCCCGGCTGGTCCGGCTGACCCGCAACTACCGCTCGTCGGCGCCGATCCTGGCCGCCGCGGTGCAGGCGATCGCCCCGTCGTCACTGGTCAGCGGCCGCCGGTTGGATCCGGCCCGGCTCGACCCGGAGGCGCAGCTGGTCGGCCGCTATCCGGCCCGCAGCGTCTCGGACGAGGCCGACTTCGTGGTCCGCACCATCGACGAGCTGGTCGGCGGCCTGTCCCACCGGTCGTTGGACTCGGGCCGGGTGGATTCGCGCGCGGCCACCGCCGGGGCGCTGTCCTTCTCCGACGTGGCGGTGCTGTACCGCACCGACGCGCAGTCCGGGCCGATCCTGGAGGCGCTCTCCCGGGCCGGCATCCCGGTACAGAAGCGGTCGCACAACCGGCTGCGGGACCGGCCCGGCGTCGAGGTGATCGCCCGCGAGCTGCGGCACGCCGGCGGTCTCAGCGGCCCCCTCGCCGCCCGGGTCAGGCAGGCCGCCCAGGGGCTGGCCCAGCGGTATGCCGCCCCGACCCTGGACGGTGGCCAGATCGCCCCGGAGGACATCTGGTCGGCGGCCGACCTGCTCACCCCGCTGGCCCAGCGGGCCGGCGACGACCTTCCGCTGTTCCTGCAGCAGTTGGAGACCGGCGCCGAGGTGGACGCGCTGGATCCGCGCGCCGAGGCGGTCAACCTGCTGACCCTGCACGCCGCGAAGGGCCTGGAGTTCCCGGTGGTGTTCCTGGTCGGCTGCGAGGACGGCTTGCTGCCGCTGCGCTGGCCCGGTGCGACGCCGACCGATGAGGAGATCGCCGAGGAGCGGCGGTTGTTCTTCGTCGGGTTGACCCGGGCGCAGGACCGGCTCTACGTGAGCCACTCGGCGAAGCGGTCGCGGCACGGCAGTGAGCGGGAGCAACAGCCGACGCCGTTCCTCGACGTGATCGACTCCGGGTTGTTCGAGCGGTTGGGCGAGGCAGCCCCGGCGAAACCGAAGGATCGGCAGCTCAGGCTGCTGTGA
- a CDS encoding glycosyltransferase family 87 protein — protein sequence MPVTQRRAPRATRTRSALVTVGALGTLALISLTLSRYGLSTLAVTHAAVRDWLGGGGLYTYRQPGTQAGAALPPGLAIILAPLALLPLKAAGWLLALTSVAALLLSAVVLTTPIARRHRRRRTPIALTAAALALLTEPVRATLGEGRPELLLFGLIVADLVALRRQLHWPTPADRHPPDHLPERLRQGWTEGSWAGVGTGLAAAFSVTPLFFLAGLLVLRQRRAAVTALATTITVTLAGLLFAPRETVTWFGDTLWELNRTEPLNASDNQALAGMLARIYGYPAPPVLVWLSFGAMLLAVGLIRARTANLAGDEVAAFTLIGLTAAGFGPMTTPAEMLWLLPAVLVMADRVVGRRMAGGTGCGRAGRAVLGGLTVGGYALLIATPGVLLRWDGYAVALFVLVGMLPWRPGPMWDRPGPGRRAAAIPGPRGG from the coding sequence ATGCCGGTCACCCAGCGACGCGCTCCACGCGCCACCAGAACCAGATCCGCACTGGTCACCGTCGGCGCACTCGGAACCCTCGCGCTCATCTCACTGACGCTTTCCCGGTACGGGCTGAGCACCCTCGCGGTGACCCACGCGGCGGTGCGGGACTGGCTCGGCGGCGGCGGGCTGTACACGTACCGCCAACCCGGAACACAGGCCGGTGCCGCGCTGCCGCCCGGACTCGCCATCATCCTGGCGCCCCTCGCCCTGCTGCCGCTGAAGGCGGCCGGCTGGCTACTCGCCCTCACCAGCGTCGCCGCACTACTGCTCTCCGCCGTCGTTCTCACCACCCCGATCGCCCGGCGACACCGGCGGCGGCGCACCCCGATCGCCCTCACCGCGGCCGCCCTCGCCCTGCTCACCGAACCCGTCCGGGCGACCCTCGGCGAAGGCCGGCCCGAGTTGCTGCTGTTCGGCCTGATCGTCGCCGACCTCGTCGCCCTGCGCCGGCAACTGCACTGGCCCACCCCGGCAGACCGGCACCCACCCGACCACCTGCCGGAACGGCTGCGCCAGGGCTGGACCGAAGGATCATGGGCGGGCGTCGGGACCGGACTCGCCGCCGCCTTCTCCGTGACCCCCCTGTTCTTCCTCGCCGGGCTCCTCGTGCTGCGCCAACGCCGGGCCGCGGTCACCGCGCTGGCCACCACGATCACCGTCACCCTCGCCGGGCTGCTCTTCGCACCCCGCGAGACGGTCACCTGGTTCGGCGACACCCTGTGGGAACTCAACCGCACCGAACCCCTGAACGCATCCGACAACCAGGCACTCGCCGGAATGCTCGCGCGCATCTACGGCTACCCGGCGCCACCCGTACTGGTCTGGCTCTCCTTCGGCGCGATGCTGCTCGCCGTCGGCCTCATCCGGGCCCGGACCGCGAACCTGGCCGGCGACGAGGTGGCCGCCTTCACCCTGATCGGGCTGACCGCGGCCGGCTTCGGACCGATGACGACGCCGGCCGAGATGCTGTGGCTGCTGCCCGCCGTGCTGGTGATGGCCGACCGGGTGGTGGGCCGCCGCATGGCGGGCGGGACCGGGTGTGGGCGGGCGGGGCGGGCGGTGCTCGGCGGGCTGACCGTGGGGGGATACGCGCTGCTGATCGCCACGCCGGGGGTGCTGCTCCGCTGGGACGGGTACGCGGTGGCGTTGTTCGTGCTGGTGGGAATGCTGCCCTGGCGGCCGGGGCCGATGTGGGATCGGCCCGGGCCGGGGCGCCGGGCGGCGGCGATCCCGGGGCCTCGGGGTGGTTGA